The Pantoea nemavictus genome includes a region encoding these proteins:
- the plsX gene encoding phosphate acyltransferase PlsX, producing MTRLTLAVDAMGGDFGPCVTVPAALQALASHSELVLLLVGDPDIISSFLAKADSSLQRRVQVIPAESVIASDAKPSQAIRNSRGSSMRVALELVKEGKAQACVSAGNTGALMGLAKMLLKPLDGIDRPALMTVLPHQQHGKTVVLDLGANVESDSAMLVQFAIMGAVMAEEVLEIAQPRVALLNIGQEETKGLETIRAASAVLRASPQINYIGYLEGNDLLTGKTDVLVCDGFVGNVTLKTMEGVVRMFLSLLKSSEEGKKRAWWLKLLGRWIQKRLAKRFGHLNPDQYNGACLLGLRGTVIKSHGAANQRAFAVAIEQAEQTVRRQVPERIAARLDTVLARSDKA from the coding sequence TTGACACGTTTGACCCTGGCAGTTGATGCCATGGGCGGGGATTTCGGTCCCTGCGTGACAGTGCCTGCAGCCTTGCAGGCACTGGCCTCTCATTCGGAGCTGGTTCTTCTTCTGGTCGGCGATCCCGACATCATCTCGTCATTTCTTGCCAAAGCGGATTCCTCGTTACAGAGGCGTGTGCAGGTTATTCCTGCCGAATCGGTTATTGCAAGTGATGCCAAACCCTCTCAGGCAATTCGTAACAGCCGCGGCAGTTCAATGCGTGTGGCGTTAGAGTTGGTGAAAGAGGGTAAAGCGCAAGCCTGTGTCAGTGCGGGAAATACCGGCGCGTTGATGGGGCTGGCGAAAATGTTATTAAAACCGCTGGATGGCATAGATCGTCCGGCGCTGATGACGGTTTTACCGCATCAGCAACATGGCAAAACGGTGGTGCTGGATCTCGGTGCCAACGTCGAATCTGACAGCGCCATGCTGGTGCAGTTTGCGATTATGGGCGCAGTGATGGCCGAAGAAGTGCTGGAGATCGCCCAGCCGCGGGTGGCGTTGCTGAATATTGGTCAGGAAGAGACTAAAGGATTGGAAACAATCCGCGCCGCATCTGCGGTGCTGCGAGCGTCACCGCAAATCAACTATATTGGTTATCTTGAGGGGAACGATCTCCTCACCGGCAAGACGGATGTGCTGGTCTGTGATGGCTTCGTGGGTAACGTCACGTTGAAGACCATGGAAGGCGTGGTAAGAATGTTCCTCTCTCTGCTGAAATCATCAGAGGAAGGAAAAAAACGGGCCTGGTGGCTAAAATTGTTGGGGCGCTGGATTCAAAAGCGCCTGGCAAAGCGTTTCGGCCACCTCAACCCCGACCAGTACAATGGCGCTTGTCTGTTAGGATTGCGCGGGACAGTGATCAAAAGCCACGGTGCGGCGAATCAACGTGCATTTGCCGTGGCAATAGAGCAGGCAGAGCAGACGGTGCGAAGGCAAGTCCCAGAGAGGATTGCGGCGCGCCTTGACACTGTATTAGCCAGGAGTGACAAAGCGTAG